The genomic interval GCGTATGGCGTCGCGGACTCGCGCGCCCTCCTGCAGCGTGACGAGGCCAGGATGCCGCACGTCTCCATGTACATCCACCTGCAACGTCGTCGTGTTCGCGGCTTCAGCGTCCGTCCCCTGCACGACCGCGCTCTGGGTTTCCGACGTCGACGGAGCCGAATGCAACGCAGAGCTGCTCATCGTCACCTGCCGGGACGCGAACCATGCCGCGCCAGCGGCCAACCCAACGAGCAGAACCATGCGCAGATAGCGCGCCGAGGAACGCAGCCGAGCGAAGAACGACGCGCGACCCTCGTGACGGCCGATTGCCTCCGTCTCCATGGATTCGCCCGTCCACACGGGCAAGTGACCTTCATCTTCAGCCAATCCCCATCCCGCGTCGTCTTCGCCCCAGAACGCTTCTCGCCGCGGTTCCGCGGCATCCTTCACTCGGTGCTCGCCTCCCATTTCACGCACGGAACTCGCCACCGTGCATCCCTCCCCACGGACATCCATGCCCCAGAGATTCGCTGCTCGGATGGCGAACACCTGTTTGCTAGAGGATCAGTTCCTCTCGACTTCGGAGAGATCGGTGGAATTCGCAGCGGACGTTGAATATGTTGCCTGAGAAGGGGCGTTGCCGAGCCTTTCCGGGGTCGTGTACAATCGAGGCATCGGTATGGGGAGGTTGAACGCGTTGCTCACACCCAGCATGGAGGACTACCTGGAGAAGATTTATGAACTCATTCACGAAAAGGGGTATGCGCGCGTTTCGGACATCGCCAACTCCCTGGCCGTACAGCCGAGTTCCGTCACAAAGATGCTGCAGAAGCTCGACGAAAACGAGTACGTGAGTTATGAGAAGTACCGGGGAATTGTGCTCACTGCGAGAGGACATAAGATGGGGCGGCTGATGAAAGAGCGGCACGCCATGTTGGCGGATTTTCTGCGCATGCTCGGCGTCCAGGAGGACACGCTGCAGAAGGACGTCGAGGGCATCGAACACCACGTGAGCCCCGCCACCCTGGAGGCACTGCAGTCGCTCGTGCTGTTCCTGCAGTCCCATCCCGACGTTTTGTCCTCGTTCCTCGCGTTTCGAGAGCAGTCGAGCGAGCGGTCGTCGCCGTGAGCCAATGGGCGATGGCGGACCGTCACCGCCGTTCCAGCATCCACACGACGCGATCCGCCTGGTCCACCGGGCATTCCCCGAAGTCGCCCTGAGCCTCCACGACCTCCCACCCCGTCCGGTCGAACAGGTCGGCGAGCGTTGCCGCATCCCAGTACCGCTGCACGTGCTCCTCGTCAAACCGGCGATAGAGCTCTCCATCTTCTTCGATCCCGACAAATCCGCACACGCGATGGACAATCGTCTCGCCTTCGACCTCGGTCTCGTGCACGATGACGAGATGATTGCGCACGTCGTGCCAAGCGCCGTCGCGAAGCTGTTGTAGCCGACGCGGGCCGAGGGTGTCGAGCGCCCACCTTCCTCCCGGGCGCACGCATGCCCGAACGCGCTGGAGCGCGCGTTCCAACTCGTCGCGCGTCAAGAGGTAGTTCAACACGTCGGTCGACGCGAGCGCGAAATCCGCGGCCTCGGGAAGGGCGAGATCGCACAGATCCGATTCCAACCAACGCACGTTCGACAGGTGGCCCCAGGTGTCAAACGCGACGGCCAGCATCTCCGGCGACCGGTCCACGGCGTAGACGCGCTCGGCGCGCTCCGCAAGCCATGCGGCCATCCTGCCCGTGCCGCAGCCGAGATCCACCGCCACGCGAACGGAGGAGAGATGTGGGGCGAGCGCTTGCCGCCATGCGTCGTAGAGCGCATCGCCCATCAACTCGTCATAAAACGCAGCGAGATCTTCGTACGCCATCGTCAGTTGGCCTCGATGGGAATCCACTCGGCGTCGCCCCACAGGCGCTCGAGGTGATAAAACTCCCGCTCCTCAGGCCGAAACACGTGCACCACCACGTCGCCAAAGTCGAGCAAGACCCAGCGCGCCTCGTCCAGCCCCTCGATGCCGCGGCAGGTGACGCCGAGTTCGGCAAGATCGTCCCGCACCGCCCGGGCCACCGCCTCCACCTGCGGGCGCGAGCTCGCGGAACAAATCACGAAGTAGTCCGCCAAGGGCGTCAGTTCCTGGACGTTCATCACCACGACGTCGGTGGCCTTCTTGTCCAAGCAGGCCGTCGCAGCTCGGCGAGCGATTTGCTCGACGTTTGGATTCATGCACATGCCTCCCTCGGATAGAGCGAATGTCACGCCTTCCGGCGCACTTCGTTCAGCAATTCGTTTCGCGCGTTCACAGTCGTGAGATCGATGGAAAAGCCGCGATCGAGCGCGTACCGGAGCGTGGATTCGAGGCTCGCCAAGGCGGCTGCCTTGAGATCTTTTTCGGCGAGCGCGCGGATGTCTTCCACGCCCGGGTAGTCCCGCGACGGTTCGATGGCGTCCGCCACAAACAGCACCATCTCGAGCGCGCCCATGCCGGGCCTGCCGGTGGTGTGGTAGTACACCGCGTTCAACACGCCGGCATCCTCCACACCGTATTCTACGCGCGCGACGTCCGCGGCAACCGGACCGTGCAACAGGATGGGTGCCTCGAGCCAGGCCGCGGGCACGTCCAGCTTTCGATCGCGTACGTAGGCGAGGAGCCGGTCATGAGGCCATTCCCGCGCGAGATCGTGAAGCCACGCGGCGAGCTCCGCGTCAAGCACGGGCGCCCCAAACCGCCGAGCGAGCGCCACGGCCGTCTCCACGACGCCGAGCACGTGCTGGTAGCGCATCGGCGTCAGCGACTGGGCGAGGCGCTGCCGAAGATCATGGATGACGTTCCCCCGCTCCATCCTCGTCCTCCTTCCGGGCCCTGGCGCCAGATCGCGAGCACGGGATCGGGCACAAGGCCACACACGTCGAGATGGCGGTCCAGCCGATCTCGCACCCACGTGGACGACACGTCGAGCATGGGCATGTCGATCACGTCCATCCGAATGTGGGGGAGACGCGCGCGGGCGCTGGCCGCGGCCGTGTCGAAGTCGTAACCCGGTCGGCGCGCGACGACAAAGCGCACCATCTCGCAGAGTTCCTCCGCGCCATGCCACTCCGGAAGGTGTTGCAGGCTGTCTGCGCCGAGGAGGAAGAGAAACTCGACCTCCGGATACCAGGCGATGAGCGCGCGCAGGGTGTCGACGGTGTACGACGGCTTCGGCAGGCGATTCTCCACGTCGGTGACGCGCATGTGCCGCCTCGTGCCAATCAGCGCCTCCACCATGCGAAACCGCCATGCGAAGGTGTCCACGTCGATCTCGGCCTTGTGTGGCGGCTTCGCGGCCGGCATCCACCACACCTCGTCGGCACCCACCTGCTCGTAGGCAATCTGAGCCATCGTCAAATGGCCGACGTGCGGCGGATCGAACGTACCGCCGAACAGCAGGATGCGCCTCCGCGCCGCCTCCGATGTCCGTTCGCCGTTTGCCTCAGTATACCACACGGCCTCTTCACCCATGGCCGTTCGCCTCTTCTCGCTCGAGGGCCTCGTAGACCGCGCGCTGCATGACCTCGACGGGCGCTTCGCGCTCGAGCCACCACTCGTACGCCTTGACGCCCTGCCAGATGAGCATCGAGGCGCCATCCACTATCTTCGCCCCGCGCGCCTGTGCCTGGCGAAGAAAGACCGTGTGAAGCGGCCGATAGACGATGTCCTGCACCACCTGATGCGGCTGAAAACATTCCGGGGATTCGACCGGCGACTCCTCCCCCCGCGGCCACATGCCGATGGGCGTGCACTGCACGACGAGATCGGCCCGCGCGATGGCCTCGTGCCGATCCGGCGAGGCCACGTGACGAACGGAAAGCCAGTCGGAATATCGCGCCGCGAGCGCCTCGGCCTGCTCGGGCCTGCGGCAACACACGAGAACCTCGCTGCCCGGCCGCTCTTTTGCGAGCGCCGTGAGGATGGCCTGCACGCTGCCGCCCGCGCCGAGAATGGCCACCTTGAGCGAGCCCTCGCCCAAAAACGGCGCGACGGACGCCCACCATCCGCTCACATCCGTGTTGTGCCCCACAGCGCCTGTCGGGGTGAAGCGGACGACGTTGACCGCCCGGGCCATCTCGGCCGCCTCCGTGCGCGCATCCACCCAGTCGTACACGCCGAGCTTGTGGGGAATGGTCACGTTGATCCCCACCGCGCCGATGGCGCGCAGGCCGCGCAGCGCATCGACGAGATCGCCCGGCTCCACCTGAAACGGCAGATACACCGCGTCCACGCCCTGCGCCCGAAACGCGGCGTTCATCATGGCCGGCGACAGGGAATGCATGACCGGTTTGCCGATCACGCCAAACAGCTTCACGGCCCGTCACCCCCGGCCTGCGGGTGTTGCACGCGGTGCGCGAGAACGCCGACGAGCCTCGGCCTCATGGAGACAGTGAGCCACGCAGGCGCCTCAATCCGCGCCAGCGTCCTGCGGCCCGTCCACGCGATCCAGCCGAGCCCGGGCAGGACGATATCCCCGCCCCGTTTGCCCAAAGAGAAATCGGCGTCGCGCCGCGGCGGCGCCGCGACGAGCCAGGAGCGCCGATCGGCGAACGCATCCGCGCACGCCTCGCACGGGACCTTCAGGATGTCGTAGCGGTGATCCGCAAAAAACTGATCCGCCCGTTCCCGCTTGGTCCGGTGCACCGGGAGCTCGTTCGAGACATAGAGCACAATGCCCTGGCGCTCGCCCCCCAACGTCTCGAGGCGCACCAAGCCGCCGAGAAACAGCGCCTGGCCCGGGTTCAACTGGTACACGCGCGGGCGCACGCGCGTCCGCGGCACCACCCACTTCAAACAGTCGCCGCACAGCCGCTCGATGACGCGCGACGTGTACATCAGCCCCGGCGTGTCAAACAGTTCCACGCGGCCGTAGGGCCCTTCAATCTCGAGTCGCGACATGGCGAGCGTCGTGCCCGGCCTGCGCGACACGGTGAATGGCTGCTTCCGCTCCGACAGCCGCTCGACCATCGCGTTGAGAAGCGTCGACTTGCCCACATTGGCCATGCCGATCACGTACACCGGCCGCTTGGTCTCCCGCGCGACGCGATCCACGAGCCGGTCGACGCCGCGCCGCTTCTCGGCGCTGATGAACGCCACATCGAGCGGCTCCACGCCCGTCGCGCGCACCTCGCCGCGGATCCAGTCCGCGAGCGCCTCATAGCCCACATCGGTCGGCAGAAGATCCACCTTGTTGACCACGACGATCACGTCGCTCGACGCGACGAATCGCCGCGCGCTCGGGATGAGGCTTCCGGCGAGATCGAACACGTCGACCACGTACAGCACGAGCCCGGGGCGATCGAAGATGGCCGCGACCTGTCGCTGGTACGTCTCTTCGTCCACGGCGATGGGCGTAAAATCGCCGTAGTGGCGAATGCGAAAACAGCGCCGGCAGAGCACATCTTCCCGCTCCAAGTGGCTCTCCGGCACGTACCCCGGCATCCGCTCGTCCGTCGACTGGAGCGGTGCCCCACATCCCACACACACTCGGGTGTCAGTCATCGAAACGCCTCCTGTCCGCGGCAGGCTCGGGGCGCCTGAGCCCTCGCGCTTCCAACCGCCGCAACACCACCCGCTCGGCCATGCGCGAGATCTTGGTGCCCCACCACTCCACCGGATTTTGCGGAAGCACCAGGATGGCATACAGCCCCAGACGCTTCGCACCCTGGATATCCGTGAAAAGCTGATCGCCCACCATCGCAGCGGCCTCCGGCGGCATCTGGAAGCGGCGGAGCGCCTCCAAAAACCCGCGCGACTTCGGCTTTCCCGCCGCCGAGACCGCCGGAACGCCACACAGCTTGGAGAACGATCCGACGCGATCCTCGCCGTTGTTCGAGAGGATGCACACGTGAAAACCGCGCGCGTGCACGTCGCGCAACCACGCGGTGAGCTCGGACGGCACGTCGGGGTGGTTCCACGGCACCAGCGTGTTGTCGAGATCCGTCAGGATGAGGCGAATCCCCCGCCGCCACAGGGCGTCGAGATCGATCTCGTAAATGGACGCCACGTACTCGTCCGGCATGAGCCGCGAGAGCCAGGCCAAGCTTCTCACCCAATTTCGTCGTTCGTTGTCCGTGCCCTTCGATAACAGTTGGATATGATACCATACGCGTAGATACCCGCGCCAGGGATGCGTTCCCGCGCCGACCGAGGTTTCGGGACGCCGGCTTGTCCTCTTCGCTCGCGGAGGTGAGGAAGATGTCCACGTGGACCGTCACCTATGCGTTTCCCGCCAGTCTCAATTTCATCCTGTATATATGGCGGCTCCGCACACATTCGCAGAGCCCTTGGTCCAAAAACGCACATGGGGCCGAATCGGATGCGCACGAGCGCTTTGCGCGCGTTTGGCAACAGGAACTCGAGGAGATTCGCCGCCTGGGCGCGGCCGAAGTCGATGGCCGCTGTCTCGCGGGATTGGAAGATCCGCTGCGCCTTCTGTTCACCGACTCGCCGATGGGACATGACGCCTTTGAATCCGCGTGGACCCTGTTCGCGGAGTGGTGGCAACCGGCGCGCATGGCGTACGAAGAAGCCATCCAGCCGTATCTCGGCCAACTGAGCGAGCGATACCGTGCGGTTGACGAGCATCGCCAGGTGCTCCTCACCTACGCGCCGCATCCGAGTGAATGGATGTCGCAACACCGTTCGCTCTTCGTCTTCCCGTTTGAGCGCATCTTCGCGGCGCGCGCGTGAGGCCCGCCGAAGCTTGGCGGGCCCGCACTACGCGTCTGCGCCCGAGCCGGCAGGTTTTCGCTGGCGCATGTTTTCGTACAATTTCACAATGGCCTTTTGCTCAATGCGCGAAACGTAGCTGCGCGAAATGCCGAGTTCCTTCGCGATCTCCCGCTGCGTTCGCTCCTCCCCGTCCGGCAGCCCAAACCGCTTGCACAGCACCTCCCGCTCGCGCGGCGCGAGAAGCGGCAGGCACTCGAACATCTTCTGCTTCTCCCAGGACATATCCACGGCGTCGATCACGTCGTCCGGATCGGAACCCAAAAGGTCCGCGAGCGTCATCTCGTTGCCGTCCTTGTCGGTGCCGACGGGATCAGACAAAAAGGCGTCGCGCCGATGCTTCTTGCTGCTGCGCAGGTACATGAGGATTTCGTTCTCGATGCAGCGGGCGGCGTAGGTCGCGAGCTTCGTGCCCTTGTCGGGCCGATAGCTCTCGACCGCCTTGATAAGCCCGATGGTGCCGATGGAGATGAGATCGTCCATCTCCTCGCCGGACGACTCGTACTTCTTGGCCAGGTGCGCCACGAGGCGCAGGTTGTGCTCGATGAGGCGATTGCGCGCGTCGGCGTCGCCCGCGAGGTAGTCGCGAATTGCGCGCTCTTCCTCCTCGGGGCTCAGCGGGTGAGGAAAAGCGCCCTGCTTGACATACGAGACAAACAGCGAGACGTCCTTGAACACGAGCGCCAGCAGCGTGAGCAAGCCGGGCACTTGGTCCACCTCCAGCCTGGATGCGTTGCATCTAAAGCTTTATGCGGAGGGGACAGGAAAACTGCTACGGTGAAGCCCATCAGAATCCGGACCAAATCTTTCACAGGCTCATTGAAGAAACGTGAACATCCAAATGGATCCATTTTTCACGTAGGCGCTTAGTCATCCGCCCCCCGCGGCTTTCGGAAGGTCAAGCAGTACATGTTGCCCCCGTCGAGCTCCTGCACGCGAACGTCTTCAACCATCTTCGGCACCGCGTGGATCGGTATCTCCACGGGCTCGCGGCGGTCTTGGAACCAGCGCCGTACGAACGGAACTCGCTCGTAAGTGCTCCGGACCTTCCGCTCGGTTTCGTCCACCACCACAACCTTCGTTCCCGGCTTGGCAATGCGGATCATCTCCTGCATGGCACGCGCGGGATCGGTGAAAAAGTTGATTCCCCCCACGTGGAACACGACATCGAAGGTATGATCGCGAAATGGCAGCGCCTCCGCTAAACCTTGAAACAACCGGATCTCCGCTCCCTCCCTCCGACACGCGCGCTGACAGACGCGCAACATGCCTAGCGAGAGGTCCAGTCCGTACAGTTCCAATCTTGAATACGAACGATTCAGAAAGAGAAGGTTGCGACCCGTGCCACACGAAATTTCGATCACGCGGTCGCCGTGGCGGACCTCGAGCTCGCGCAGGATGTCTGCCCGATACTGTTTTTCGCCGCCCGATCGGAGGCAGAAGCTGAAGGCGTTGGCGAGATCGTAAACCAGAGCAATGCGATCGTACAGCTTCTGATAATGGGCGTTGGCTCCAACGACCGCCGCCTGCGCAGCAAATATCGGGATCCCATGCACCATGGGATACTCGGATCCGTTCGCGATGGAGCGCAGCGCGGGGCGCGGATACGCCACGAACTCGAGCGGCTCGCCATGCACGGGATCGCACAGGAGCGCGAGGGTTTCACGCCT from Alicyclobacillus acidocaldarius subsp. acidocaldarius DSM 446 carries:
- the mntR gene encoding transcriptional regulator MntR, coding for MGRLNALLTPSMEDYLEKIYELIHEKGYARVSDIANSLAVQPSSVTKMLQKLDENEYVSYEKYRGIVLTARGHKMGRLMKERHAMLADFLRMLGVQEDTLQKDVEGIEHHVSPATLEALQSLVLFLQSHPDVLSSFLAFREQSSERSSP
- a CDS encoding class I SAM-dependent DNA methyltransferase, coding for MAYEDLAAFYDELMGDALYDAWRQALAPHLSSVRVAVDLGCGTGRMAAWLAERAERVYAVDRSPEMLAVAFDTWGHLSNVRWLESDLCDLALPEAADFALASTDVLNYLLTRDELERALQRVRACVRPGGRWALDTLGPRRLQQLRDGAWHDVRNHLVIVHETEVEGETIVHRVCGFVGIEEDGELYRRFDEEHVQRYWDAATLADLFDRTGWEVVEAQGDFGECPVDQADRVVWMLERR
- the rsfS gene encoding ribosome silencing factor, whose protein sequence is MNPNVEQIARRAATACLDKKATDVVVMNVQELTPLADYFVICSASSRPQVEAVARAVRDDLAELGVTCRGIEGLDEARWVLLDFGDVVVHVFRPEEREFYHLERLWGDAEWIPIEAN
- the yqeK gene encoding bis(5'-nucleosyl)-tetraphosphatase (symmetrical) YqeK; the protein is MERGNVIHDLRQRLAQSLTPMRYQHVLGVVETAVALARRFGAPVLDAELAAWLHDLAREWPHDRLLAYVRDRKLDVPAAWLEAPILLHGPVAADVARVEYGVEDAGVLNAVYYHTTGRPGMGALEMVLFVADAIEPSRDYPGVEDIRALAEKDLKAAALASLESTLRYALDRGFSIDLTTVNARNELLNEVRRKA
- the nadD gene encoding nicotinate (nicotinamide) nucleotide adenylyltransferase, with product MGEEAVWYTEANGERTSEAARRRILLFGGTFDPPHVGHLTMAQIAYEQVGADEVWWMPAAKPPHKAEIDVDTFAWRFRMVEALIGTRRHMRVTDVENRLPKPSYTVDTLRALIAWYPEVEFLFLLGADSLQHLPEWHGAEELCEMVRFVVARRPGYDFDTAAASARARLPHIRMDVIDMPMLDVSSTWVRDRLDRHLDVCGLVPDPVLAIWRQGPEGGRGWSGGTSSMIFGSASPSR
- the aroE gene encoding shikimate dehydrogenase, whose translation is MKLFGVIGKPVMHSLSPAMMNAAFRAQGVDAVYLPFQVEPGDLVDALRGLRAIGAVGINVTIPHKLGVYDWVDARTEAAEMARAVNVVRFTPTGAVGHNTDVSGWWASVAPFLGEGSLKVAILGAGGSVQAILTALAKERPGSEVLVCCRRPEQAEALAARYSDWLSVRHVASPDRHEAIARADLVVQCTPIGMWPRGEESPVESPECFQPHQVVQDIVYRPLHTVFLRQAQARGAKIVDGASMLIWQGVKAYEWWLEREAPVEVMQRAVYEALEREEANGHG
- the yqeH gene encoding ribosome biogenesis GTPase YqeH, yielding MTDTRVCVGCGAPLQSTDERMPGYVPESHLEREDVLCRRCFRIRHYGDFTPIAVDEETYQRQVAAIFDRPGLVLYVVDVFDLAGSLIPSARRFVASSDVIVVVNKVDLLPTDVGYEALADWIRGEVRATGVEPLDVAFISAEKRRGVDRLVDRVARETKRPVYVIGMANVGKSTLLNAMVERLSERKQPFTVSRRPGTTLAMSRLEIEGPYGRVELFDTPGLMYTSRVIERLCGDCLKWVVPRTRVRPRVYQLNPGQALFLGGLVRLETLGGERQGIVLYVSNELPVHRTKRERADQFFADHRYDILKVPCEACADAFADRRSWLVAAPPRRDADFSLGKRGGDIVLPGLGWIAWTGRRTLARIEAPAWLTVSMRPRLVGVLAHRVQHPQAGGDGP
- a CDS encoding YqeG family HAD IIIA-type phosphatase, giving the protein MRSLAWLSRLMPDEYVASIYEIDLDALWRRGIRLILTDLDNTLVPWNHPDVPSELTAWLRDVHARGFHVCILSNNGEDRVGSFSKLCGVPAVSAAGKPKSRGFLEALRRFQMPPEAAAMVGDQLFTDIQGAKRLGLYAILVLPQNPVEWWGTKISRMAERVVLRRLEARGLRRPEPAADRRRFDD
- the sigK gene encoding RNA polymerase sporulation sigma factor SigK, with the protein product MPGLLTLLALVFKDVSLFVSYVKQGAFPHPLSPEEEERAIRDYLAGDADARNRLIEHNLRLVAHLAKKYESSGEEMDDLISIGTIGLIKAVESYRPDKGTKLATYAARCIENEILMYLRSSKKHRRDAFLSDPVGTDKDGNEMTLADLLGSDPDDVIDAVDMSWEKQKMFECLPLLAPREREVLCKRFGLPDGEERTQREIAKELGISRSYVSRIEQKAIVKLYENMRQRKPAGSGADA
- a CDS encoding class I SAM-dependent methyltransferase, producing MRRETLALLCDPVHGEPLEFVAYPRPALRSIANGSEYPMVHGIPIFAAQAAVVGANAHYQKLYDRIALVYDLANAFSFCLRSGGEKQYRADILRELEVRHGDRVIEISCGTGRNLLFLNRSYSRLELYGLDLSLGMLRVCQRACRREGAEIRLFQGLAEALPFRDHTFDVVFHVGGINFFTDPARAMQEMIRIAKPGTKVVVVDETERKVRSTYERVPFVRRWFQDRREPVEIPIHAVPKMVEDVRVQELDGGNMYCLTFRKPRGADD